A window of the Gordonia humi genome harbors these coding sequences:
- a CDS encoding AAA family ATPase, which translates to MTASGARFPFSAVVGQDRLKLALILSAVSPGIGGVLIRGEKGTAKSTIVRGLGPLLGEDSRVVDLPIGATEDRVVGSLDLTRVLRDGQAHFTPGLLAQADGGVLYIDEVNLLSDHLVDVLLDAAASGRVTVERDGVSHTQSAQFVLVGTMNPEEGELRPQLLDRFGLVVDVAGPREVDERVAIVTSRMAYDADPEGFVTEYADRESELSARIGRARESVAAVVTPPAELRRISGICAHLDVDGLRGDIVMARTAAAHAAWRGATEVGEEDVRVAAELALPHRRRRNPFDESSMSEEQLDDALDAGQDAADEPPAPDDGHGDGDDGPGDDRPDSGSEDPDGPDPDGPDDDGPDTDPPGGGGGATGPRFGAKPGSGSARIRTFRADGVGDGDPGRRSRARSTRGATVRDVDFTAATPVHLFGTVLAAARRGVGRGLPAVQPDDLRGAERIGTESNLVVFLVDLSGSMTARSRLAAVREACVELLRDSYTRRDRVAVVVACGTDAYVAVPPTRSVDIAVARLAQVRTGGRTPLGEGLMRSVEVIDRAARTDPHRRPLLVVVSDGRATGAEDAARRVEAGADEVVRRGVTSVVVDCEQGFVRLGTAVSLAARLGAQYVRLGDLAEIGLAAGVRGVA; encoded by the coding sequence ATGACGGCATCGGGTGCGCGCTTCCCGTTCAGCGCGGTGGTCGGTCAGGATCGGCTCAAGCTGGCCTTGATCCTGTCGGCGGTCTCGCCGGGGATCGGCGGCGTGCTCATCCGCGGCGAGAAGGGCACCGCGAAGTCGACCATCGTGCGTGGACTCGGGCCGTTGCTCGGCGAGGACTCGCGCGTCGTGGACCTGCCGATCGGCGCCACCGAGGACCGGGTCGTGGGATCGCTCGACCTGACGCGTGTTCTGCGCGACGGTCAGGCCCACTTCACACCGGGTCTCCTCGCGCAGGCCGACGGCGGGGTGCTCTACATCGACGAGGTCAACCTCCTGTCCGACCACCTCGTCGACGTCCTGCTCGACGCCGCGGCGAGCGGACGCGTCACCGTCGAACGCGACGGCGTCTCACACACCCAGTCGGCGCAGTTCGTCCTCGTCGGCACCATGAATCCCGAGGAGGGCGAGCTGCGCCCGCAGCTCCTCGACCGGTTCGGACTCGTGGTCGACGTCGCCGGTCCACGCGAAGTGGACGAGCGAGTCGCGATCGTCACCTCGCGGATGGCCTACGACGCCGATCCGGAGGGCTTCGTCACCGAGTACGCCGACCGGGAATCGGAGTTGTCGGCCCGGATCGGTCGGGCCCGAGAATCGGTCGCGGCCGTCGTCACGCCGCCCGCCGAACTGCGGCGCATCTCCGGCATCTGCGCGCACCTGGATGTCGACGGACTGCGCGGGGACATCGTGATGGCCCGCACCGCGGCCGCCCACGCCGCATGGCGCGGCGCCACGGAGGTCGGGGAGGAGGACGTCCGCGTCGCCGCCGAACTCGCGCTCCCGCATCGTCGTCGACGGAATCCGTTCGACGAGTCGTCGATGTCCGAGGAACAACTCGACGACGCACTCGACGCCGGTCAGGACGCCGCGGACGAGCCGCCCGCGCCCGACGACGGACACGGAGACGGCGACGACGGACCGGGGGACGATCGCCCCGACTCCGGATCCGAGGACCCGGACGGACCGGACCCCGACGGTCCCGACGACGACGGACCGGACACCGATCCGCCCGGCGGCGGAGGAGGAGCGACCGGTCCGCGGTTCGGAGCGAAACCGGGTTCGGGTTCGGCCCGCATCCGAACCTTTCGCGCCGACGGCGTCGGCGACGGCGATCCCGGCAGACGCTCGCGCGCCCGGAGCACCCGCGGAGCCACCGTCCGCGACGTCGACTTCACGGCCGCGACCCCGGTCCACCTCTTCGGCACCGTCCTGGCGGCGGCACGACGCGGTGTCGGCCGCGGACTGCCCGCCGTGCAGCCCGACGATCTGCGGGGCGCCGAGCGGATCGGCACCGAATCGAATCTCGTGGTCTTCCTCGTCGACCTGTCCGGATCGATGACCGCGCGCTCGCGGCTGGCGGCCGTGCGCGAGGCCTGCGTCGAACTGCTCCGCGACTCCTACACCCGTCGCGACCGCGTCGCGGTGGTCGTCGCCTGCGGCACGGACGCCTACGTCGCGGTGCCGCCCACCCGATCGGTCGACATCGCCGTGGCCCGACTCGCCCAGGTCCGCACCGGCGGACGCACCCCGCTCGGCGAGGGGCTGATGCGCAGCGTCGAGGTGATCGACCGTGCCGCACGCACCGATCCGCACCGGCGGCCGCTGCTCGTGGTGGTCTCCGACGGTCGCGCGACCGGCGCCGAGGACGCCGCGCGCCGCGTCGAGGCGGGTGCCGACGAGGTGGTCCGGCGCGGTGTCACCAGCGTCGTCGTGGACTGCGAACAGGGCTTCGTCAGACTCGGCACCGCCGTGTCGCTGGCCGCACGACTCGGTGCGCAGTACGTGCGCCTGGGCGATCTCGCCGAGATCGGGCTCGCGGCCGGTGTGCGCGGAGTCGCCTGA
- the cobO gene encoding cob(I)yrinic acid a,c-diamide adenosyltransferase, translated as MPQGVPDSVPNDGLTTRQRRNQPVLGVHTGPGKGKSTAAFGMAMRAWNAGMDVAVFQFVKSAKWKVGEESTMLALGRLHEETGEGGPVQWHKMGQGWSWIRRSDDAEADHAESARAGWAEIARRIAADEHDFYVLDEFTYPLHWGWIDVDDVVDALRDRPGKQHVIITGRYAPDALIEAADLVTEMTKIKHPMDAGRKGQKGIEW; from the coding sequence ATGCCTCAAGGAGTCCCCGACAGCGTTCCGAACGACGGCCTGACCACTCGTCAGCGTCGCAACCAGCCGGTCCTCGGCGTCCACACGGGCCCGGGCAAGGGCAAGTCGACGGCGGCGTTCGGCATGGCGATGCGCGCCTGGAACGCCGGTATGGACGTCGCGGTGTTCCAGTTCGTCAAAAGCGCCAAATGGAAGGTCGGCGAGGAGTCGACGATGCTCGCCCTCGGGCGCCTGCACGAGGAGACCGGTGAGGGCGGCCCCGTCCAGTGGCACAAGATGGGGCAGGGATGGTCGTGGATCCGGCGCAGCGACGACGCCGAGGCCGACCACGCCGAATCGGCTCGTGCCGGATGGGCGGAGATCGCCCGACGGATCGCCGCCGACGAACACGACTTCTACGTCCTCGACGAGTTCACCTACCCGCTGCACTGGGGCTGGATCGACGTCGACGATGTCGTCGACGCGCTGCGCGACCGGCCCGGTAAGCAGCATGTGATCATCACCGGCCGGTACGCGCCCGACGCGTTGATCGAGGCCGCCGATCTGGTGACCGAGATGACCAAGATCAAGCACCCGATGGACGCCGGCCGCAAGGGACAGAAGGGCATCGAGTGGTGA
- a CDS encoding cobyrinate a,c-diamide synthase: MVIGPATTPAVVIAAPASGSGKTTITTGLIGALTAAGHTVAPFKVGPDYIDPGYHAVAAGRPGRNLDPNLVGEDRTGPLFVHGCVGADIAVVEGVMGLFDGRITDDPGTLGLGSTAHVATLIGAPVILVVDAGGHSQSLAALLHGFVGYDPAVRVAGVVLNRVGSDRHEVVLRQACERVGLPVFGVVRRDGALSVPSRHLGLVPAAERSADAVAAVAAITARVGAGLDVDAVVRLAESAAPVSASPWSAGDEIAEHRATRRPVVAIAQGAAFTFGYAEHPELLEAAGAQIVAFDPLHDRLPAEAAGVVIGGGFPEEHAADLAANRDLRSDLAAHVAAGRPVHAECAGLLYLTSMLDGHRMVDAVEGTGAFGPRLTLGYRDAVAVADSVLYRTGERITGHEFHRSTVDFAGTRTPAWAWTGPDGTHTADGVVAGGVHASYLHVHPAGAPRAIGRFVQAAQESG; the protein is encoded by the coding sequence GTGGTGATCGGCCCGGCGACGACCCCCGCGGTCGTCATCGCGGCACCGGCGTCGGGCAGCGGCAAGACCACGATCACCACCGGTCTGATCGGCGCGCTCACCGCCGCGGGCCACACGGTCGCGCCCTTCAAAGTGGGACCCGACTACATCGACCCGGGCTATCACGCCGTCGCCGCGGGACGCCCCGGACGCAACCTCGACCCGAACCTCGTCGGCGAGGACCGGACGGGCCCTCTGTTCGTCCACGGCTGCGTCGGCGCCGACATCGCCGTCGTCGAGGGCGTCATGGGGCTGTTCGACGGCCGCATCACCGATGATCCCGGAACGCTCGGTCTCGGCTCCACCGCCCATGTGGCCACCCTGATCGGCGCACCGGTGATCCTCGTCGTCGACGCGGGGGGTCACAGCCAGTCGTTGGCCGCGCTGCTCCACGGATTCGTCGGCTACGATCCGGCGGTGCGGGTGGCGGGCGTCGTGCTCAACCGGGTCGGATCCGACCGTCACGAGGTCGTGCTGCGGCAGGCCTGTGAGCGGGTCGGCCTGCCGGTGTTCGGCGTGGTGCGCCGCGACGGAGCGCTGAGCGTCCCGTCCCGCCACCTCGGCCTGGTTCCGGCCGCCGAGCGCAGCGCCGACGCGGTGGCGGCCGTCGCGGCGATCACCGCCCGAGTCGGCGCCGGACTCGACGTCGACGCCGTCGTCCGACTCGCCGAGTCGGCGGCGCCGGTCTCGGCGAGTCCGTGGTCGGCGGGCGACGAGATCGCCGAGCACCGTGCCACCCGGCGACCGGTGGTCGCGATCGCGCAGGGAGCGGCGTTCACGTTCGGATACGCCGAACATCCGGAACTTCTGGAGGCCGCGGGCGCCCAGATCGTCGCCTTCGACCCGCTGCACGATCGGCTGCCCGCGGAAGCCGCGGGCGTGGTCATCGGCGGCGGCTTTCCCGAGGAGCACGCCGCGGACCTCGCCGCCAACCGGGACCTTCGATCCGACCTCGCGGCGCACGTCGCGGCGGGACGCCCGGTGCACGCCGAATGCGCCGGACTGCTGTATCTGACGTCGATGCTCGACGGGCACCGGATGGTCGACGCGGTGGAGGGCACCGGTGCGTTCGGTCCGCGGCTCACACTCGGTTACCGCGACGCCGTCGCCGTCGCGGATTCGGTGCTGTACCGGACCGGAGAACGGATCACCGGACACGAGTTCCACCGGAGCACCGTCGACTTCGCCGGGACGCGGACACCCGCGTGGGCCTGGACCGGCCCGGACGGGACGCATACGGCCGACGGCGTCGTCGCGGGCGGGGTGCACGCGTCCTATCTCCACGTCCATCCCGCCGGTGCGCCCCGGGCGATCGGCCGGTTCGTGCAGGCGGCACAGGAGAGCGGATGA
- a CDS encoding GAF domain-containing sensor histidine kinase — protein MSDTRGIDSRDFIEVSAAVDALAAKDGNDPTALRDVLEAVLLVGQGLELDDALQRIVEVAAGVLDAQYCALGVRGPELSLQAFVHTGISDEQLATMGPLPVGRGVLGELLHNPKVLRIPRLSDHPASIGFPPNHPPMDTFLGAPIIVRGELFGSIYLTEKLGGAEFTELDEKIVGVLAVAAGIAVDNARSYESAQTRMRWMQLLADRGSEPLRGIVVSETLDGMCADVAALTEAVDVYIVTGARLDAHTGADVDVSDLATVVEASGGVLSVRHFDMERPWLRDGASWATVQPVQSEPGQFRALVLTHRERRFWTAEEWAGMAGVARVASLSIAYSEQQNLTRDMALLEERHRIARDLHDLVIQRLFAIGMSMQAMRAGTRDAALDGRMDQIISDIDATIAQIRTSIFDLRSDGTATRTLRRRVLDVVSELAAHAAISPAVTFVGPVDTIVPDALSPHIEAVLREGLSNALRHSGADHIGVRIVAAEELLVEVVDNGRGIPADVTQSGLRNLARRADDCDGVFTVTSTPGDGTTISWVAPLT, from the coding sequence ATGAGCGACACCCGAGGAATCGACAGCCGGGACTTCATCGAGGTCAGTGCCGCCGTCGACGCGCTCGCGGCCAAGGACGGCAACGACCCCACCGCGCTGCGGGACGTCCTGGAGGCCGTCCTGCTGGTGGGGCAGGGGCTCGAGCTCGACGACGCGCTGCAGCGGATCGTCGAAGTCGCCGCGGGTGTGCTGGACGCGCAGTACTGCGCTCTCGGTGTCCGCGGACCGGAGTTGAGCCTGCAGGCGTTCGTGCACACGGGCATCAGCGACGAGCAGTTGGCCACGATGGGGCCGCTGCCGGTGGGGCGCGGTGTCCTCGGCGAACTGCTGCACAACCCGAAGGTGCTGCGCATCCCGCGGCTGTCCGATCATCCGGCGTCGATCGGCTTCCCACCGAATCATCCGCCGATGGACACGTTTCTCGGCGCGCCGATCATCGTGCGCGGCGAGCTGTTCGGCAGCATCTACCTGACCGAGAAGCTGGGCGGCGCCGAGTTCACCGAACTCGACGAGAAGATCGTCGGGGTGCTCGCGGTGGCGGCCGGCATCGCCGTCGACAACGCTCGCTCGTACGAGAGCGCACAGACGCGCATGCGGTGGATGCAGTTGCTCGCCGACCGCGGCAGCGAGCCGCTGCGCGGCATCGTCGTCTCGGAGACGCTCGACGGGATGTGCGCCGACGTTGCAGCGCTCACCGAGGCCGTGGACGTCTACATCGTGACCGGCGCCCGCCTCGACGCGCACACCGGCGCCGACGTCGACGTGTCCGACCTCGCGACCGTCGTCGAGGCCTCGGGCGGCGTGCTGTCGGTCCGTCACTTCGACATGGAGCGGCCCTGGCTGCGCGATGGCGCGTCGTGGGCCACCGTCCAACCGGTGCAGAGCGAGCCCGGGCAGTTCCGCGCACTCGTGCTGACCCACCGCGAGCGACGCTTCTGGACGGCCGAGGAGTGGGCCGGGATGGCCGGTGTCGCCCGCGTCGCGTCGTTGTCGATCGCCTACTCCGAACAGCAGAACCTGACACGCGACATGGCGCTGCTGGAGGAGCGGCACCGGATCGCGCGCGACCTGCACGATCTGGTCATCCAACGGCTGTTCGCGATCGGCATGTCGATGCAGGCGATGCGGGCGGGGACGCGGGATGCGGCGCTCGACGGTCGCATGGACCAGATCATCTCCGACATCGACGCCACCATCGCACAGATCCGGACGTCGATCTTCGACCTCAGGAGCGACGGGACCGCCACCCGGACCCTGCGCCGTCGAGTGCTCGACGTCGTGTCCGAACTCGCGGCGCACGCCGCGATCAGCCCGGCCGTGACGTTCGTCGGGCCGGTCGACACGATCGTGCCCGATGCGCTGTCGCCGCACATCGAGGCGGTGCTGCGGGAGGGGCTGTCGAACGCGTTGCGACACTCGGGCGCCGATCACATCGGGGTGCGCATCGTCGCCGCGGAGGAGTTGCTGGTGGAGGTGGTCGACAACGGCCGCGGCATTCCGGCCGATGTGACGCAGTCGGGGCTCCGGAATCTGGCCCGGCGCGCGGACGACTGCGACGGCGTGTTCACGGTGACGTCGACGCCGGGGGACGGCACGACGATCAGCTGGGTGGCTCCGCTGACCTGA
- a CDS encoding transglycosylase family protein — protein sequence MSTFRVGDGSVALVPNAAGFHSKARRDLKAMNLNAGVDLRPTGGRFRQEARDRLKSVNLAHDVKLRVDATGFKADAETKLAARPLKVNVTPTVDEAAWRAFETDARLRLSRMDLRVSVRPDIDEAAYREVQARLRALAQNQTSTITTHHNNVGGNGGDGGGVGGLTKSAGKIGLMASAVAALGGAIGIAGGALGGLAVAGAGVGIAFGAMAGTIALGMDGIKEAAATAQPAFDELKASVSSVFASEMQAGFASLSTLMGSITPQMKEIASATSGLFNGIAASLVSVAPQLQTALGGVANMVSALGPGLNSMFKSFAAFGANIAPFMSQIGASLGTIAATIGHVFASLDPSFFAGLVSFLQSLSPLIYGLLTALTTMASQVMPALMPLFSALGKALVTIAEPLGALGAAFATALAPVLPVLADLISALANALAPLLPPLSAVLQTVGTALTGLVQGLAPAIGPLGEAFSALITATAPLLPLVGEITGQLLGALAPVLTTIFEAFAPVIAQLVEALQPALEQLIPIIAQIASTIGDYWVSMLNMLAPLLPEIVGAIGELLGALLPLVPPLLEVAEQLFPSLVQIVGALLPVIVQVIGILTQLVGVIMPILIPAIQLLGAIVGAVFSAAATAIQWAVDNVISPALQWFSDRITDAKSIVGGAVDWIVDKWNTAVDFFKGLPGRIGDALSGMWDGLKDGFRSALNWLIEKWNNFGLHWSFTIPVINKTVNFDVDTPDLPMFASGGRVPMLPGAVAGKDSILAGIMPGEYITPTKRVTPQTLPLLEAIRAGWTPSAQFLDSMFNAMPGFADGGGYGLPTGTSIGYGGSGFPDWVNKLAAAHGVQPSTYPGHQESDRNESGYAPNPQHLNRGIDFSGSVEAMQGFAEALMGQAPSNTAIEQIIWQNPSTGQQLGWHGRQKDDGSYFAADYSGHQDHVHLRASGPVGEGIGTSPDTAMDGAQTASSGLGSQFTGKTSGKLTAEYEQGVPTLDEAMKDKTLDKVFVVNMPSSFNFAADTTGSTSSGSTSSGSSTSTSSTTSSAPSTVDTIPLKKNDDGTYSSTDPEWDHLIQRESGGKADIVQQVQDANSGGNEASGLFQIAKGTWDANGGTKYAPTAGQATPEQQAEIAAAIFNDQGGAPWGSGLAGRENDDKLRAGIQRKGAAPAGTPTDPVAVTTTPDSTTTIDTPSTPDTAATTTPESTPADESMLTRWMREQFEAVVGKPTTTAQATTTASLSKDDELALTVGQSFADHTPLGIGSGQFALAKSKAPAVTEIGAGIAKALPAWGQALAGDPAALIANVGGATAAWGAKTATDFAAYLPEAAGGMFESLASAVAGPLIGTVNTGMSQDQLVSTVEDVQNRQLRRSKTGRRRY from the coding sequence ATGTCAACCTTCAGAGTCGGCGACGGTTCCGTCGCGCTCGTCCCGAACGCCGCAGGCTTCCACAGCAAGGCTCGGCGAGACCTCAAAGCGATGAACCTCAACGCCGGGGTCGACCTTCGACCGACCGGCGGCCGGTTCCGCCAGGAGGCCCGCGACCGGCTGAAGTCGGTTAACCTCGCTCACGACGTCAAGCTGCGCGTCGACGCGACCGGGTTCAAGGCCGACGCCGAGACCAAGCTCGCCGCCCGGCCGCTGAAGGTCAACGTCACGCCGACCGTCGACGAGGCCGCATGGCGCGCGTTCGAGACCGACGCCCGGCTTCGGCTCTCGCGAATGGACCTGCGCGTCTCGGTCCGCCCCGACATCGACGAGGCGGCCTACCGCGAGGTACAGGCACGCCTGCGCGCGCTCGCTCAGAACCAGACCTCGACCATCACGACCCACCACAACAACGTCGGCGGTAACGGAGGCGACGGGGGCGGGGTCGGCGGCCTGACCAAGTCGGCCGGAAAGATCGGCCTCATGGCATCGGCCGTCGCCGCCCTCGGCGGGGCGATCGGCATCGCAGGCGGCGCCCTCGGCGGGCTCGCCGTCGCGGGTGCAGGCGTCGGCATCGCCTTCGGCGCGATGGCGGGGACCATCGCCCTCGGCATGGACGGCATCAAGGAGGCCGCAGCCACCGCACAACCCGCGTTCGACGAACTGAAGGCGTCGGTCTCGTCCGTGTTCGCGAGCGAGATGCAAGCCGGGTTCGCCTCGCTCTCGACGCTCATGGGCTCGATCACCCCGCAGATGAAAGAGATCGCCTCGGCGACGTCGGGCCTGTTCAACGGCATCGCCGCGAGCCTCGTCAGCGTCGCCCCGCAGCTACAGACCGCCCTCGGCGGGGTCGCGAACATGGTGTCGGCGCTCGGTCCTGGCCTGAACTCGATGTTCAAGAGCTTCGCCGCGTTCGGTGCCAACATCGCCCCGTTCATGAGTCAGATCGGCGCCTCGCTCGGCACGATCGCCGCGACCATCGGTCACGTGTTCGCCTCGCTCGATCCGTCGTTCTTCGCCGGACTCGTGTCGTTCTTGCAGTCGCTCTCACCGCTGATCTATGGCTTGCTCACAGCCCTGACAACGATGGCCTCGCAGGTCATGCCCGCACTCATGCCGCTGTTCTCGGCGCTCGGCAAGGCGCTCGTGACGATCGCCGAGCCCCTCGGCGCCCTCGGCGCCGCGTTCGCGACGGCGCTCGCCCCCGTGCTCCCGGTCCTCGCCGACCTCATCTCGGCATTGGCGAACGCTCTCGCCCCGCTGCTCCCGCCGCTCTCGGCGGTCCTGCAAACGGTCGGAACGGCGCTGACCGGACTCGTGCAGGGACTCGCACCCGCGATCGGTCCCCTTGGCGAGGCGTTCTCGGCGCTGATCACCGCGACGGCGCCGTTGCTCCCGCTCGTCGGCGAGATCACCGGTCAGCTGCTCGGCGCCCTCGCCCCGGTCCTGACGACCATCTTCGAGGCGTTCGCCCCCGTTATCGCCCAGCTCGTCGAGGCGCTTCAGCCTGCGCTAGAGCAGCTGATCCCGATCATTGCGCAGATCGCCTCGACCATCGGCGACTACTGGGTGTCGATGCTGAACATGCTCGCCCCGCTGCTCCCCGAGATCGTCGGGGCGATCGGCGAGTTGCTCGGCGCCCTGCTCCCCCTCGTGCCCCCGCTGCTCGAAGTGGCCGAGCAGCTGTTCCCCTCGCTCGTGCAGATCGTCGGCGCACTGCTCCCGGTCATCGTGCAGGTGATCGGCATCCTGACCCAGCTCGTCGGCGTCATCATGCCGATTCTGATACCCGCGATCCAGCTACTCGGCGCCATCGTCGGCGCCGTGTTCTCGGCAGCGGCGACCGCGATTCAGTGGGCCGTAGACAACGTCATTTCGCCTGCGCTGCAATGGTTCTCGGATCGGATCACCGACGCGAAGAGCATCGTCGGCGGCGCCGTCGACTGGATCGTCGACAAGTGGAACACGGCGGTCGACTTCTTCAAGGGCCTGCCCGGCCGGATCGGCGACGCCCTGTCGGGCATGTGGGACGGACTGAAGGACGGGTTCCGGTCGGCGCTCAACTGGCTGATCGAGAAGTGGAACAACTTCGGTCTGCACTGGTCGTTCACGATCCCCGTCATCAACAAGACCGTGAACTTCGACGTCGACACGCCCGACCTGCCGATGTTCGCGTCCGGCGGTCGCGTGCCGATGCTCCCCGGCGCCGTGGCCGGTAAGGACTCGATCCTCGCGGGCATCATGCCCGGCGAGTACATCACGCCGACCAAGCGGGTTACGCCGCAGACTCTCCCGCTGCTCGAAGCGATCCGAGCAGGGTGGACCCCGTCGGCGCAGTTCCTCGACTCGATGTTCAACGCGATGCCCGGCTTCGCCGACGGCGGCGGGTACGGCCTGCCGACCGGCACGAGCATCGGCTACGGCGGGTCGGGTTTCCCCGACTGGGTCAACAAGCTCGCAGCAGCTCACGGCGTGCAGCCCTCGACCTACCCCGGTCACCAGGAGAGCGACCGCAACGAGAGCGGCTACGCCCCGAACCCGCAGCACCTCAACCGAGGCATCGACTTCAGCGGGTCGGTCGAAGCGATGCAGGGATTCGCCGAGGCCCTCATGGGTCAGGCGCCCTCGAACACGGCGATCGAACAGATCATCTGGCAGAACCCGAGTACCGGGCAACAGCTCGGTTGGCACGGCCGCCAGAAGGACGACGGCAGCTACTTCGCCGCCGACTACAGCGGGCATCAGGACCACGTCCACCTGCGCGCATCGGGCCCCGTCGGCGAGGGCATCGGCACCTCGCCCGATACCGCGATGGACGGCGCCCAGACCGCGAGCAGCGGGCTCGGCTCGCAGTTCACCGGCAAGACGTCGGGCAAGCTCACCGCCGAGTACGAGCAGGGTGTCCCCACGCTCGACGAGGCGATGAAGGACAAGACCCTCGACAAGGTGTTCGTCGTCAACATGCCGTCGTCGTTCAACTTCGCCGCCGACACGACCGGGTCGACCTCGTCGGGCTCGACGTCGTCGGGGTCCTCGACGAGCACCTCGTCGACCACCTCGTCGGCACCGTCGACCGTCGACACGATCCCGCTGAAGAAGAACGACGACGGGACCTACTCGTCGACCGATCCCGAATGGGACCACCTCATTCAGCGCGAGAGCGGCGGCAAGGCCGACATCGTGCAGCAGGTACAGGACGCCAACAGCGGCGGCAACGAGGCGTCGGGCCTGTTCCAGATCGCAAAGGGCACGTGGGACGCCAACGGCGGGACCAAGTACGCCCCCACCGCCGGGCAGGCGACCCCCGAGCAGCAGGCCGAGATCGCCGCCGCGATCTTCAACGACCAGGGCGGCGCCCCGTGGGGGTCCGGCCTGGCAGGCCGCGAGAACGACGACAAGCTGCGCGCCGGTATCCAGCGCAAGGGCGCCGCCCCGGCGGGTACCCCGACCGACCCGGTCGCAGTCACCACGACGCCCGACTCGACGACGACGATCGACACCCCCTCGACGCCGGACACCGCAGCGACGACGACGCCGGAGTCGACCCCGGCCGATGAGTCGATGCTCACCCGGTGGATGCGCGAGCAGTTCGAGGCCGTCGTCGGCAAGCCCACCACGACGGCGCAGGCGACCACGACGGCGTCGCTGTCCAAGGACGACGAACTCGCCCTCACGGTCGGGCAGAGCTTCGCCGACCACACGCCCCTCGGCATCGGGTCGGGACAGTTCGCCCTCGCGAAGTCGAAGGCCCCGGCGGTCACCGAGATCGGTGCCGGTATCGCGAAGGCCCTGCCCGCGTGGGGTCAGGCGCTCGCAGGTGACCCGGCCGCACTGATCGCCAACGTCGGCGGCGCTACGGCCGCGTGGGGCGCCAAGACCGCGACCGACTTCGCCGCGTACCTCCCCGAGGCCGCCGGAGGAATGTTCGAGTCGCTCGCGTCGGCCGTCGCCGGACCGCTGATCGGCACCGTGAACACCGGCATGAGTCAGGATCAGTTGGTCTCGACCGTCGAGGACGTCCAGAACCGCCAGTTGCGGCGCTCGAAGACCGGCCGTCGCCGGTACTGA